In Deinococcus betulae, the sequence GTTCTCGAAGCCCTGGCCGCCGAGCAGACCCGCAAGGCCGACTTTGCCGCCCTGAGCACCTCTCTGGCGGCGCTGGCGGTGCTCGTCCCCGATGATCTGGACGTGGCCTACCGCCTGGCCCAGGCCCGCACCCTCAGTGGTCAGGGCACAGCCGCCTTGCCCGGTGTGTACGCCCTGCTGCAAAAGGCGCCGACCCGAGTGGACGCGGCGCTGCTGCTCGCCGACATTTATGTGGCCCAGAACCTCCCGGACCGCGCCATCCGCGAACTGGACGCGGCAGCGGGCCGGGTGCAGAACGGCGGCGACCGCTCCGTCCTCCTGCTGCGGAAGGCCAACATCCTGGCCGCCACGGGCGACACCCGCGCCGCCGTGTTTGCCGCGCGCGACGCTGGCCGCGAGGACAGCCGCAACGCCGCCGCCTTTGCCCGCGAAGGCGAGCTGCGGGCCCTACGCAACGACCGCCCCGGCGCCCTGACCGCGCTGCAAAACGCGGTCAAACTGGCCCCGCAAAATGCGGCTTACCGCGCGGCGCTGGCCGGCGTGCGCCTTACCCTGAACCAGAACGCCGAGGCGGCGCGCGACGCGGCGCTGGCCCTGACCCTGCGCCCCGACGAAGCCACCCTGGCCCGCGCCCTGTTCGTGCAGGGGGTGGCCGCCTACCGCCAGGGCCAGTACGCGCAGGCGCGCACGGCGCTGCGGTCCAGCCAGACCCGCGCGCCCAACGCCGACACGGCCCTGTGGCTGGGTCTGAGCGCCTACGCCCAGAAGGACTACGCCGGCGCAGCCAGCGCCCTGGCCGAAAGTGTGCAGCTCAGCCCCAGCGTGACGGCCCGCGTGAACCTGGGCAGCGCTCTGCTCGCCAGCGCCCGCTACCCCGAGGCCGAGGCCATTCTGCGCGGCTTGGTCACGGACGATCCCAAAAACGCTGAGGCCTGGTACTTGCTGGGCCTGACCCAGCGGGCCCAGTCGCGTGAACCCGAGGCCCGGACCTCACTGCGTACCGCTGCGGCTCTGGGCAACATCCGCGCGCAGGGGGCGCTGAGGTGAGTCGTCCCCAGGTCAAACCCGGCACCGGGGCCCGCCGCTGGCCAGATGTCATGATTGGCGCCCTGGTGGTCCTGCTGGTGGGCGGGTTTGGCACCGTGCTGCTGCGCGGCGGCTCTGAAAGTGCCCCGCAGGGGTCGACCCCCGCCGTGACCCCAACCATTCCCAATGCCCCCGGCACCGAGGCGTCGGCACCGGCCACCACCGAGACCGCACCAGTCAGCGCAGGCGCCGAGACGGCCTCTCCGGAAGCTGCGGCGCCCGTGACCGCACCTCCCACAGAAGAAGCCCCCGTGATTGAGGCGGCGCCTATTGGTCAACCGGACCCGGCGCTGCAAACGCCAGTCACGCAGGAGACACCTGCGCCTGCCGGGGCCATCACTGAAGCAGCAACGGAAGAAGACGGCGCGCCTCCGACCACCACGCCGGCGCCACGCACGGGCGGCGCAGTGGCAGCCTCTGAACAGCGGGTGCCGCTGCGCAGCGACTACCGCATCAGCCTGGGCACGTTTGGCAGTGAAGAGGGAGCCCGCAGCGCCGCTGCCGGGGTCAGCGCCCTGGGCTACACGATCTATCCCATTGACCTGGGCACGCAGGTGGTGGCGCAGCTGGGACCCTTCAGTGACGAGGCCAGCGCGCGGCAGGCCCTGGCGGATATTCAACGCGCCTACCCGAGCGCGGTGCTGTACCCACCCAGAGGCCGCAGCCTAACAGGCGCCACGGCGACGACGCCTGAGGCAGCCACGCCGACCACTTCAGCACCAGAGACCACTACGCCAGAGACAGCAGCCCCCGCCCCACAGGCCACCACACCTGCTCCAGCCCCTGACGGCCCCACCTACCTTCAAGTGGGGGCCTTTGACCGGGTGGAAAGTGCCCAGAACCTCGTGCAGCAGCTGCGCGACCTGGGCTACGCCCCCACGGTCAGCGCCCCTGAAGGCCATAAGGTGACGGTGCTGGTTGGTCCCTATACCGGCGACGCCCTGGGCCGCACCGAGGGACGGCTGAACGACAACGGCCTCGACAGTTTCCGGGTGCGCTGAAGTGGCCGAAATTCCCACCGCCGCCATCAGCCGCCTCGTCACCTACCTGCGTATTCTGGAAAGCCTGGAACTGCAGGACGTGAGCCGCACCAGCAGCAACGACCTGGCCGAGCGAGCCGGGGTGACGGCCTTTCAGGTCCGCAAGGATCTGGCTTATTTTGGGCGCTTCGGGACACGCGGTATGGGCTACACCGTGCCTATCCTGAAGCGCGAACTGGTGCGGGTGCTGGGCCTCAACCGCTCGTGGAACGTGGTGATTGTCGGCATGGGCCGTCTGGGTCAGGCCATTGCCAACTATCCGGGGGCCAGTGACTATCAGTTTCAATATGTGGGCCTGTTTGACGTTCACCCGGATCTGGTTGGGCAGCAAGTGCGCGGCCTGAAGGTCGACCATATTGATACCCTGAGTGAGTTCACGCGCCTGAACGCCGTGGATATGGGCTTTCTGGCTGTGCCGCCTGAGCGTGCCCAGGACGCCGCGCAGGCTCTGGCCGACGCCGGGGTCAAGGGCATCCTGAACTTTGCCCCGACGGTCATTCAGCCCAGAGCGGCCGAACGGGCGGGTCAGCAAGAAATCAGTGATGAGTGGCGTGGTGTGATTGTGGAGAATGTTGACTTTCTCGCGGGCATGAAGCGCCTGGCCTTTTATATTCTTAATCCTCACCTCAAAGACGCTCCTGCTCCGGAGGAACCTGCATGAAGAAAGCTGCTCTCTTGTCCCTGCCCCTGCTGCTGGCGGCCTGCAACACCACAGGCACGCCAGGCGGCAGCAACGCTTCCGTCACCGTTTCACCCAGCAAGACGAGCGTGACGACGACTGCTGGTCAGCTCTCTGGCACCACGACATATGCCTTTACCAACAAGGCGGGCGGGCGTGAAGTCACCATCAACAGCGCCACATTAACCTGGACAGACACGACGACCAAGACGGCCAAGAGCGAAACGGTGAGCGTGCCCTCGTTCACGCTGCCGGCTGGCCTCACCTGCGCCGCAGCGACGAGCAACCCGTCAGCAGCCTGCAATTTTAACGATTCCGGCACCACTTACGCTGACCGTACACTCAGCAAGACCTTCTCTGACGCAGAGCTGTTTGCTAAGGTCCTGAGCGCCAACCCCAGCGCGAGCAATCTGCCGGTGACCGTGCAGTTCAATGGCACGCAGAACGGACTACCCTTTAGTTTTACCTCCACTCAGAATGGCGGTGACGACGGAACAGAGGCCGCGCCCAAGCCACTGCTCACTATTAACACCACTGGGGCGCAGCCTTACAGCGGCAGCCTGAGTGTCACCGCGTCGGGAAACTTCGATGTCACCAGTAAGGTCAAGAGCCTGGTGCTTGAAGTCAGTGATAGTAAAGGCAATATCGACAACACCTCTTTCACCAGCGTCAATCCCAACGTCAGCTTCAGCGTGGACACTTCGAAGTATCCAGATGGCGCGCTCACCTTAAAGATCATCGCCCTGACAGAGAGCGGCCTGCGTGGTGAGAGCACACCTCAGACGGTGCAGATTCGCAATATCTCGGCGCCCACCATCAGCATCTTGAGTCCAGATGCCAACTCCACCGTCACTGGCCCAGTGACTGTTCGTGTCCAGCTTCGCCAATCCACCTCGGCCTTTACCTTGACCCCATTTAACGGGAGCAACGACGTGCGCCTTGATGTGCGCGACTTCCAGGGGCGGATTGTCAAAACCACCTATGGCAAGGCGAACCGTGTCAGTGAGGGGATTTTTGAAGCATATATCCCACTCGACCTGATTGGGTCTGAATTTTCAAGCAATGCCTACACCATTACCGCAACAGCGCAGGCTGTGCTGACTGATGCCTCTACCCGAACGTTGAATGCGGCGACACCCATTACCACCAAGGTCAACAACACCAAACCGCCTGCCCTGAGTGTCCTGATGCCAGCGTACGTCGAAGATCCATACGCGGGCGCTACCCGTTCCATCCTCTCGCGCAATTCGGCACTGGAGATTCAGGGCAGTGACGACGGCGGGATCACGGATATCCGTGTGGACTTCATCTGCGATGTTGTGACAGCGTTGCCCACTCAGTCATGCCCAGCGTCACCATTCACTCACAATATCCCGGTGAATGTAGCGGGCGTTGTCTACCGCATTTTCGAAATTGGCGCTCTGCTTGATGCCCAGCCTTACGTACAGAACGGCAATTACTCGCTCCGCATTACGGCCTCAGACGGCAGTGGAAACTCCAACGTTCAGGAAATGCCGGTTCGTGTCTCCCGGGCTACAGTGGACAGTGATATCGCCGGGCTGGCAGAACAGTCCATT encodes:
- a CDS encoding SPOR domain-containing protein, producing the protein MSRPQVKPGTGARRWPDVMIGALVVLLVGGFGTVLLRGGSESAPQGSTPAVTPTIPNAPGTEASAPATTETAPVSAGAETASPEAAAPVTAPPTEEAPVIEAAPIGQPDPALQTPVTQETPAPAGAITEAATEEDGAPPTTTPAPRTGGAVAASEQRVPLRSDYRISLGTFGSEEGARSAAAGVSALGYTIYPIDLGTQVVAQLGPFSDEASARQALADIQRAYPSAVLYPPRGRSLTGATATTPEAATPTTSAPETTTPETAAPAPQATTPAPAPDGPTYLQVGAFDRVESAQNLVQQLRDLGYAPTVSAPEGHKVTVLVGPYTGDALGRTEGRLNDNGLDSFRVR
- a CDS encoding tetratricopeptide repeat protein, with the translated sequence MTQHTKAVLLGLALALATSGAAQTMIETVSTIGVQNTLQSAGTTSAQGALQSAQNLQVPGAPGSAATGQATTTAPAVTVTPLTAEQQTQVDQARAAYQTGDYARARTQFEAVLAQNYTNPEPHFGLALTLFALSDERGATFEFQQFQALAPTRFEGLYNLGVIAARQGNRDQALTLFTQAATLMAGQATPAAQRQVLEALAAEQTRKADFAALSTSLAALAVLVPDDLDVAYRLAQARTLSGQGTAALPGVYALLQKAPTRVDAALLLADIYVAQNLPDRAIRELDAAAGRVQNGGDRSVLLLRKANILAATGDTRAAVFAARDAGREDSRNAAAFAREGELRALRNDRPGALTALQNAVKLAPQNAAYRAALAGVRLTLNQNAEAARDAALALTLRPDEATLARALFVQGVAAYRQGQYAQARTALRSSQTRAPNADTALWLGLSAYAQKDYAGAASALAESVQLSPSVTARVNLGSALLASARYPEAEAILRGLVTDDPKNAEAWYLLGLTQRAQSREPEARTSLRTAAALGNIRAQGALR
- a CDS encoding redox-sensing transcriptional repressor Rex, which gives rise to MAEIPTAAISRLVTYLRILESLELQDVSRTSSNDLAERAGVTAFQVRKDLAYFGRFGTRGMGYTVPILKRELVRVLGLNRSWNVVIVGMGRLGQAIANYPGASDYQFQYVGLFDVHPDLVGQQVRGLKVDHIDTLSEFTRLNAVDMGFLAVPPERAQDAAQALADAGVKGILNFAPTVIQPRAAERAGQQEISDEWRGVIVENVDFLAGMKRLAFYILNPHLKDAPAPEEPA